Proteins found in one Brachypodium distachyon strain Bd21 chromosome 5, Brachypodium_distachyon_v3.0, whole genome shotgun sequence genomic segment:
- the LOC100823536 gene encoding villin-4 isoform X2, with amino-acid sequence MSVSMKDLDPAFRGAGQKDGLEVWRIENFKPVPVPTSSYAKFYMGDSYIILKTSALKNGSFRHDIHYWLGKDTSQDEAGTAAILTVELDAALGGRAVQYREVQGNETEKLLSYFRPCIMPQPGGVASGFNHVEVNEQEHVTRLYVCRGKHVVHVKEVPFSRSSLNHEDIFILDTKSKIFQFNGSNSCIQERAKALEVVQYIKDTFHEGKCEVAAVEDGKLMADAEAGEFWAQFGGFAPLPRKTTSEETGKDSEIAVKLLCFNQGKLELITSEPLVHDLLETNKCYLLDCGAEMYVWLGRSTSLQVRKGASESAEKMLVADSRTQSHVMKVIEGYETVMFKSKFREWPPTPDLKLSSEDGRGKVAALLKSQGLDVKGLMKSAPVKEEPEPYIDCAGHLQVWRVSGNGKTLLSSSEQSKFYTGDCYIFQYTYAGDDKEECLIGTWFGNKSVEEERVSAISLASKMVQAAKFQAVMARLYEGKEPIQFFVIFQSLQVFKGGLSSGYKNFIAQNGLDDDSYSEAGLALFRIQGSGSENMQAIQVDAVASSLNSSYCYILHDGNSVFTWIGNGTTSLDHDLVERQLDAIKSDLPSRSQKEGRETDKFWELLGGKTKYSNKKIEREQESDPHLFSCILSKGNLKATEIHHFTQEDLMTEDVFVLDCHSYIFVWFGQEVDAKVRTQAMDIGEKFIVRDFLMENLSRETTIFTVSEGSEPQFFTRFFTWDSTKSLMHGSSYQRKLAILKGGATRLLDKPKRRTPAVSGRSVGQDKSQRSRSMSTSPECHRVRGRSPAFAALTSAFEKPSTRNLSTPPPAVKKLFPKSAGPEVSKQSAISDLTSAFEGPLKRTIPKSVKAGQEAEKSIQEEDATGGDDGNEVEDDEGRTIYPYERLVTNAEDPAPDIDLTKREAYLSATEFSEKFSMTRAEFNKIPKWKQNKLKTALQLF; translated from the exons GCTTTCCGCGGAGCTGGACAGAAAGA CGGTTTGGAGGTATGGCGTATTGAAAATTTCAAGCCAGTTCCTGTACCAACATCTTCGTATGCGAAATTTTACATGGGTGATTCGTATATCATCTTAAAG ACATCAGCCTTGAAAAATGGTTCCTTTCGCCATGACATCCATTATTGGCTCGGTAAAGATACTAGTCAG GATGAAGCCGGAACTGCTGCAATTTTAACTGTGGAGCTAGATGCTGCCCTTGGAGGGCGTGCTGTCCAGTACCGGGAAGTGCAAGGCAATGAAACTGAAAAGTTACTTTCATATTTTAGACCATGCATCATGCCACAGCCAGGAGGAGTAGCTTCTGGGTTCAATCATGTAGAAGTCAATGAGCAAGAGCATGTTACCCGGTTATATGTGTGTAGAGGAAAACATGTTGTTCATGTTAAGGAG GTTCCTTTTTCTCGTTCATCCCTTAATCACGAGGACATATTTATTTTGGACACCAAGTCCAAAATTTTCCAGTTCAATGGCTCAAACTCATGCATTCAAGAGAGAGCAAAAGCTCTTGAAGTTGTGCAATATATCAAAGACACCTTCCATGAGGGAAAGTGTGAAGTCGCGGCTGTTG AGGATGGAAAGTTGATGGCTGATGCCGAGGCTGGTGAATTTTGGGCTCAGTTTGGTGGCTTTGCTCCTCTTCCCAGAAAGACAACTTCAGAGGAGACCGGGAAAGACAGCGAAATTGCAGTCAAATTGCTATG TTTTAACCAAGGAAAGCTGGAGCTTATTACTTCTGAACCCTTGGTGCATGATTTGCTCGAGACAAACAAATGCTACTTGTTGGATTGTGGTGCTGAAATGTATGTTTGGTTGGGCAGAAGTACTTCTTTGCAAGTGAGAAAGGGTGCAAGTGAGTCTGCAGAG AAAATGCTTGTTGCTGACAGTCGAACACAATCACATGTTATGAAAGTGATTGAAGGATACGAAACTGTCATGTTCAAGTCAAAATTTCGTGAGTGGCCACCAACTCCTGACTTGAAATTGTCTTCTGAGGATGGAAGAGGCAAAGTTGCAG CTCTCCTCAAAAGTCAAGGATTAGATGTTAAGGGCTTGATGAAAAGTGCTCCTGTAAAAGAAGAACCTGAGCCTTATATCGATTGCGCTGGTCATTTACAG GTCTGGCGTGTAAGTGGAAATGGCAAGACTCTTCTATCATCCTCTGAACAATCAAAATTCTACACTGGAGATTGTTACATTTTTCAATACACATATGCTGGAGATGACAAGGAGGAATGCCTTATTGGAACTTGGTTTGGGAACAAGAGTGTTGAG GAGGAGAGGGTATCAGCAATTTCATTGGCTAGCAAGATGGTTCAAGCTGCAAAATTCCAGGCTGTCATG GCTCGCCTTTATGAAGGGAAAGAACCAATTCAGTTCTTTGTTATATTTCAGAGTCTCCAAGTGTTTAAG GGTGGTCTTAGCTCTGGATACAAGAACTTTATTGCTCAAAATGGTCTCGATGATGACAGTTACTCTGAGGCTGGGCTCGCCCTATTCCGAATTCAAGGTTCAGGGTCAGAAAACATGCAAGCAATTCAAGTGGATGCG GTTGCTTCATCATTAAATTCGTCCTATTGTTACATTCTACATGATGGAAACAGTGTGTTCACATGGATTGGGAACGGTACAACCTCATTGGATCACGACTTGGTTGAGAGACAGCTAGATGCAATTAAG TCAGATCTGCCGTCCAGGTCACAAAAGGAGGGTAGAGAAACCGATAAATTCTGGGAATTACTGGGTGGTAAAACAAAgtattcaaacaaaaaaatagaaagagAACAGGAAAGCGACCCTCATCTTTTCTCATGTATTTTATCCAAAG GCAATTTGAag GCCACAGAAATACATCACTTTACTCAGGAGGATCTGATGACAGAGGATGTCTTTGTTCTAGATTGTCACTCGTAcatatttgtttggtttggacAGGAGGTCGATGCTAAAGTGAGAACACAAGCTATGGATATAGGAGAG AAATTTATTGTGCGTGATTTCCTTATGGAAAATCTCTCCCGAGAAACAACGATCTTCACTGTTTCGGAAGGAAGTGAGCCTCAGTTTTTTACTAGGTTCTTCACCTGGGACTCCACAAAATCGTTG ATGCATGGCAGTTCATACCAAAGGAAGCTTGCCATTTTAAAGGGTGGAGCAACTCGATTGCTGGAT AAACCAAAACGTCGAACACCGGCAGTTTCAGGAAGAAGTGTGGGACAAGATAAATCTCAACGCTCAAGAAGCATGTCTACCAGCCCGGAATGTCACCGTGTTCGAGGAAGATCCCCCGCCTTCGCAGCGTTAACTTCTGCCTTTGAGAAGCCCAGTACAAGAAATCTGTCCACCCCTCCCCCTGCTGTTAAAAAGCTTTTCCCTAAATCTGCCGGGCCTGAGGTGTCCAAACAGTCAGCTATTAGTGATCTCACCAGTGCTTTTGAAGGTCCCCTGAAAAGAACAATACCGAAGTCAGTAAAAG CGGGCCAAGAGGCAGAGAAGTCAATACAGGAGGAAGATGCCACGGGCGGTGATGATGGAAATGAGGTAGAAGATGACGAGGGGCGCACGATCTACCCATACGAACGTCTTGTAACCAATGCTGAGGACCCAGCTCCTGACATCGACCTCACCAAGCGGGAG GCCTACTTATCAGCAACCGAGTTCAGCGAGAAGTTCAGCATGACAAGGGCAGAATTCAACAAGATACCCAAGTGGAAGCAGAACAAGCTAAAGACTGCCTTGCAGCTGTTTTAG
- the LOC100823536 gene encoding villin-4 isoform X1, with protein MSVSMKDLDPAFRGAGQKDGLEVWRIENFKPVPVPTSSYAKFYMGDSYIILKTSALKNGSFRHDIHYWLGKDTSQDEAGTAAILTVELDAALGGRAVQYREVQGNETEKLLSYFRPCIMPQPGGVASGFNHVEVNEQEHVTRLYVCRGKHVVHVKEVPFSRSSLNHEDIFILDTKSKIFQFNGSNSCIQERAKALEVVQYIKDTFHEGKCEVAAVEDGKLMADAEAGEFWAQFGGFAPLPRKTTSEETGKDSEIAVKLLCFNQGKLELITSEPLVHDLLETNKCYLLDCGAEMYVWLGRSTSLQVRKGASESAEKMLVADSRTQSHVMKVIEGYETVMFKSKFREWPPTPDLKLSSEDGRGKVAALLKSQGLDVKGLMKSAPVKEEPEPYIDCAGHLQVWRVSGNGKTLLSSSEQSKFYTGDCYIFQYTYAGDDKEECLIGTWFGNKSVEEERVSAISLASKMVQAAKFQAVMARLYEGKEPIQFFVIFQSLQVFKGGLSSGYKNFIAQNGLDDDSYSEAGLALFRIQGSGSENMQAIQVDAVASSLNSSYCYILHDGNSVFTWIGNGTTSLDHDLVERQLDAIKSDLPSRSQKEGRETDKFWELLGGKTKYSNKKIEREQESDPHLFSCILSKEGNLKATEIHHFTQEDLMTEDVFVLDCHSYIFVWFGQEVDAKVRTQAMDIGEKFIVRDFLMENLSRETTIFTVSEGSEPQFFTRFFTWDSTKSLMHGSSYQRKLAILKGGATRLLDKPKRRTPAVSGRSVGQDKSQRSRSMSTSPECHRVRGRSPAFAALTSAFEKPSTRNLSTPPPAVKKLFPKSAGPEVSKQSAISDLTSAFEGPLKRTIPKSVKAGQEAEKSIQEEDATGGDDGNEVEDDEGRTIYPYERLVTNAEDPAPDIDLTKREAYLSATEFSEKFSMTRAEFNKIPKWKQNKLKTALQLF; from the exons GCTTTCCGCGGAGCTGGACAGAAAGA CGGTTTGGAGGTATGGCGTATTGAAAATTTCAAGCCAGTTCCTGTACCAACATCTTCGTATGCGAAATTTTACATGGGTGATTCGTATATCATCTTAAAG ACATCAGCCTTGAAAAATGGTTCCTTTCGCCATGACATCCATTATTGGCTCGGTAAAGATACTAGTCAG GATGAAGCCGGAACTGCTGCAATTTTAACTGTGGAGCTAGATGCTGCCCTTGGAGGGCGTGCTGTCCAGTACCGGGAAGTGCAAGGCAATGAAACTGAAAAGTTACTTTCATATTTTAGACCATGCATCATGCCACAGCCAGGAGGAGTAGCTTCTGGGTTCAATCATGTAGAAGTCAATGAGCAAGAGCATGTTACCCGGTTATATGTGTGTAGAGGAAAACATGTTGTTCATGTTAAGGAG GTTCCTTTTTCTCGTTCATCCCTTAATCACGAGGACATATTTATTTTGGACACCAAGTCCAAAATTTTCCAGTTCAATGGCTCAAACTCATGCATTCAAGAGAGAGCAAAAGCTCTTGAAGTTGTGCAATATATCAAAGACACCTTCCATGAGGGAAAGTGTGAAGTCGCGGCTGTTG AGGATGGAAAGTTGATGGCTGATGCCGAGGCTGGTGAATTTTGGGCTCAGTTTGGTGGCTTTGCTCCTCTTCCCAGAAAGACAACTTCAGAGGAGACCGGGAAAGACAGCGAAATTGCAGTCAAATTGCTATG TTTTAACCAAGGAAAGCTGGAGCTTATTACTTCTGAACCCTTGGTGCATGATTTGCTCGAGACAAACAAATGCTACTTGTTGGATTGTGGTGCTGAAATGTATGTTTGGTTGGGCAGAAGTACTTCTTTGCAAGTGAGAAAGGGTGCAAGTGAGTCTGCAGAG AAAATGCTTGTTGCTGACAGTCGAACACAATCACATGTTATGAAAGTGATTGAAGGATACGAAACTGTCATGTTCAAGTCAAAATTTCGTGAGTGGCCACCAACTCCTGACTTGAAATTGTCTTCTGAGGATGGAAGAGGCAAAGTTGCAG CTCTCCTCAAAAGTCAAGGATTAGATGTTAAGGGCTTGATGAAAAGTGCTCCTGTAAAAGAAGAACCTGAGCCTTATATCGATTGCGCTGGTCATTTACAG GTCTGGCGTGTAAGTGGAAATGGCAAGACTCTTCTATCATCCTCTGAACAATCAAAATTCTACACTGGAGATTGTTACATTTTTCAATACACATATGCTGGAGATGACAAGGAGGAATGCCTTATTGGAACTTGGTTTGGGAACAAGAGTGTTGAG GAGGAGAGGGTATCAGCAATTTCATTGGCTAGCAAGATGGTTCAAGCTGCAAAATTCCAGGCTGTCATG GCTCGCCTTTATGAAGGGAAAGAACCAATTCAGTTCTTTGTTATATTTCAGAGTCTCCAAGTGTTTAAG GGTGGTCTTAGCTCTGGATACAAGAACTTTATTGCTCAAAATGGTCTCGATGATGACAGTTACTCTGAGGCTGGGCTCGCCCTATTCCGAATTCAAGGTTCAGGGTCAGAAAACATGCAAGCAATTCAAGTGGATGCG GTTGCTTCATCATTAAATTCGTCCTATTGTTACATTCTACATGATGGAAACAGTGTGTTCACATGGATTGGGAACGGTACAACCTCATTGGATCACGACTTGGTTGAGAGACAGCTAGATGCAATTAAG TCAGATCTGCCGTCCAGGTCACAAAAGGAGGGTAGAGAAACCGATAAATTCTGGGAATTACTGGGTGGTAAAACAAAgtattcaaacaaaaaaatagaaagagAACAGGAAAGCGACCCTCATCTTTTCTCATGTATTTTATCCAAAG AAGGCAATTTGAag GCCACAGAAATACATCACTTTACTCAGGAGGATCTGATGACAGAGGATGTCTTTGTTCTAGATTGTCACTCGTAcatatttgtttggtttggacAGGAGGTCGATGCTAAAGTGAGAACACAAGCTATGGATATAGGAGAG AAATTTATTGTGCGTGATTTCCTTATGGAAAATCTCTCCCGAGAAACAACGATCTTCACTGTTTCGGAAGGAAGTGAGCCTCAGTTTTTTACTAGGTTCTTCACCTGGGACTCCACAAAATCGTTG ATGCATGGCAGTTCATACCAAAGGAAGCTTGCCATTTTAAAGGGTGGAGCAACTCGATTGCTGGAT AAACCAAAACGTCGAACACCGGCAGTTTCAGGAAGAAGTGTGGGACAAGATAAATCTCAACGCTCAAGAAGCATGTCTACCAGCCCGGAATGTCACCGTGTTCGAGGAAGATCCCCCGCCTTCGCAGCGTTAACTTCTGCCTTTGAGAAGCCCAGTACAAGAAATCTGTCCACCCCTCCCCCTGCTGTTAAAAAGCTTTTCCCTAAATCTGCCGGGCCTGAGGTGTCCAAACAGTCAGCTATTAGTGATCTCACCAGTGCTTTTGAAGGTCCCCTGAAAAGAACAATACCGAAGTCAGTAAAAG CGGGCCAAGAGGCAGAGAAGTCAATACAGGAGGAAGATGCCACGGGCGGTGATGATGGAAATGAGGTAGAAGATGACGAGGGGCGCACGATCTACCCATACGAACGTCTTGTAACCAATGCTGAGGACCCAGCTCCTGACATCGACCTCACCAAGCGGGAG GCCTACTTATCAGCAACCGAGTTCAGCGAGAAGTTCAGCATGACAAGGGCAGAATTCAACAAGATACCCAAGTGGAAGCAGAACAAGCTAAAGACTGCCTTGCAGCTGTTTTAG
- the LOC104585420 gene encoding uncharacterized protein LOC104585420, translating into MATPRAGRPPRCRPSFPPPPRCRRRPPRSRLASPRRPPASLEKAADEAHEYPSLRPLDESQEEDPYPDEVISCSFPRPIVIASLFVYLLNADALVHGREMWCWDGGGRPQFRPDWVRADDACLQDRVPEMAGWDGVYSSRDVEPLCRARVVPVASILTPNQFEVELLTGLSSAA; encoded by the exons ATGGCAACTccccgcgccggccggccgccccgctgccgccctagtttcccgcctccgccgcgctgccgccgccgtccaccgcgTTCTCGCTTGGCCTCCCCGCGCCGACCGCCCGCTTCTCTGGAGAAAGCCGCCGATGAAGCGCACGAGTACCCGTCGCTCAGGCCCCTCGACGAGTCGCAGGAGGAAGACCCGTATCCTGACGAGGTAATTTCCTGTTCCTTCCCTCGTCCGATTGTCATCGCGTCGCTCTTTGTTTATCTCCTGAACGCTGACGCTTTGGTTCATGGACGCGAAATGTGGTGCTGGGATGGAGGCGGACGACCTCAATTTCGACCGGATTGGGTACGTGCAGATGATGCGTGCCTACAGGATCGAGTTCCTGAAATGGCCGGATGGGATGGGGTGTATTCTTCCCGGGACGTCGAGCCGCTCTGCAGAGCTAGA GTTGTGCCAGTCGCTTCAATACTTACACCAAACCAATTTGAAGTTGAACTACTCACGGGATTGAG CAGTGCCGCATAA